One genomic window of Coffea eugenioides isolate CCC68of chromosome 1, Ceug_1.0, whole genome shotgun sequence includes the following:
- the LOC113782748 gene encoding feruloyl CoA ortho-hydroxylase 1-like, protein MAPTFDDGNSLFDFVVKDGNGVKGLVDSGITKVPERFIQPPSERIEKVVQSSKDHFASVPIDLSKLDGPDHDQVVEAIVRAAETLGFFQVINHGVSFDLLESLKNAAQRFFAQPADAKAVYLKRVSPSPFVKYGTSFAPEQEKALEWKDFVSMVYTNDGDAQQHWPKVCKEEALEYLKLSSKMVRRLLEILIGNLGVTLDDSRLESLIGNKIVNMNFYPICPNPELTIGVGRHSDMSILTVLLQDNVGGLYVKLEEDILDGRKEEWMEIPPIPGALVINAGDSLQILSNGRYKSAEHGVRTTSKKSRISIPVFNLPRPTEKIGPLPHVAEVDGGAVYREVMFQEYMSNHVGHAHEGKKSLDFVKVKAN, encoded by the exons ATGGCACCAACTTTTGATGATGGCAACTCTTTGTTTGATTTTGTTGTGAAAGATGGCAACGGAGTCAAGGGTCTGGTGGATTCAGGAATTACAAAAGTACCAGAAAGATTCATCCAACCACCATCTGAGCGAATTGAGAAAGTTGTCCAAAGCTCCAAAGATCACTTCGCATCAGTCCCAATTGATTTATCAAAGCTTGATGGTCCCGACCATGATCAAGTGGTCGAGGCCATTGTTAGAGCTGCCGAGACACTAGGGTTCTTTCAGGTGATCAACCATGGTGTGTCTTTCGACCTGCTGGAGTCCCTGAAAAATGCTGCACAGCGGTTTTTTGCACAGCCAGCAGATGCTAAAGCTGTTTATCTGAAGAGGGTCAGTCCCAGTCCCTTTGTGAAGTATGGTACAAGCTTTGCACCCGAGCAAGAAAAGGCTCTGGAATGGAAAGATTTTGTTAGCATGGTTTACACCAATGATGGTGATGCACAACAGCATTGGCCTAAAGTGTGCAA GGAAGAGGCACTTGAATACTTGAAGTTATCTTCTAAGATGGTGAGAAGGCTGTTGGAAATCTTAATTGGAAATCTTGGGGTGACCCTTGATGACTCTAGACTGGAATCACTAATTGGCAATAAGATAGTCAACATGAACTTCTATCCAATTTGCCCAAATCCGGAACTGACTATTGGTGTGGGGCGCCACTCTGATATGAGCATCTTGACTGTGCTTTTGCAAGATAATGTTGGAGGTTTATATGTAAAGCTTGAAGAAGATATACTTGATGGCAGAAAGGAAGAGTGGATGGAGATTCCGCCAATCCCAGGTGCTTTAGTTATTAATGCTGGGGATTCATTACAG ATCCTAAGCAATGGAAGGTACAAAAGTGCTGAGCATGGAGTGCGTACCACAAgcaaaaaatcaagaatttctATTCCAGTTTTCAATCTCCCAAGGCCAACTGAGAAGATAGGTCCGCTCCCTCATGTTGCAGAGGTTGATGGTGGAGCTGTCTACCGAGAAGTTATGTTTCAAGAGTACATGAGCAATCATGTTGGACATGCTCATGAAGGAAAGAAATCCCTTGACTTTGTCAAAGTAAAAGCCAATTAG
- the LOC113778366 gene encoding general transcription factor IIH subunit 2, translating into MMNRDINGEGRKFNRGEEEEEEDEDEESGRGRDAWERTYADERSWESLQEDESGLLRPIDNKALHHAQYRRRLRTATTAGIQKGLIRYLYIVIDLSRAAGEMDYKPSRMVVVARQVEAFIREFFDQNPLSQIGLVTLKDGVAQCLTDLGGSPESHIKALMGKLECSGDSSLQNGLDLVHDLLNQIPSYGHREVLILYSALSTCDPGDIMETIQKCKSAKIRCSIIGLSAELYICKYLCQETGGLYSVALDEPHLKELVLEHAPPPPAIAEFAIANLIKMGFPQRAAEGVISICSCHKEAKFGGGYTCPRCKARVCELPTECRICGLTLVSSPHLARSYHHLFPITPFDDVSPSITNISHKLPKSCFGCQQSLLNPGNLPGPWVACPKCKQHFCLDCDIYIHESLHNCPGCESFKQSNSVTNMEV; encoded by the exons ATGATGAATAGGGACATTAATGGTGAAGGGAGAAAATTCAATAGaggtgaagaagaagaggaggaagatgaagatgagGAAAGTGGGAGGGGCCGTGATGCGTGGGAGAGGACTTATGCAGATGAGAGGTCATGGGAGTCTCTACAAGAGGATGAATCTGGCCTTCTTAGGCCTATAGACAACAAAGCTCTCCACCATGCTCAATATCGCAGACGCCTTCGGACTGCAACTACTGCTGGAATTCAGAAGGGCCTTATTCGCTATCTCTACATTGTCATCGATCTTTCCCGA GCAGCTGGAGAGATGGATTATAAACCAAGCCGGATGGTTGTGGTGGCACGACAAGTGGAGGCTTTCATTAGGGAGTTCTTTGATCAGAATCCTTTGAGCCAAATTGGCTTGGTAACATTAAAAGATGGGGTGGCACAATGCTTGACTGATCTTGGTGGCAGTCCTGAGTCTCATATCAAAGCTTTGATGGGTAAGTTGGAGTGCTCGGGTGACTCTTCTCTCCAGAATGGGCTTGATCTTGTGCATGACCTTCTAAACCAAATCCCATCATATGGTCATCGCGAAGTTCTTATTTTGTATTCGGCTCTTAGTACTTGTGATCCAGGGGATATTATGGAAACCATCCAGAAATGCAAAAGTGCCAAGATAAGGTGCTCAATCATTGGTCTATCAGCTGAACTGTATATATGCAAATACCTATGTCAAGAAACTGGTGGATTGTACTCAGTTGCATTGGATGAG CCACACTTGAAAGAGTTAGTATTGGAACATGCACCACCACCTCCGGCAATAGCTGAATTTGCAATTGCCAATCTAATCAAGATGGGTTTTCCCCAGAGGGCTGCAGAAGGTGTCATCTCAATCTGTTCATGTCATAAAGAGGCTAAGTTTGGTGGAGGCTACACTTGTCCAAGATGCAAAGCCCGTGTATGTGAGCTGCCTACTGAGTGTCGTATATGTGGGCTGACTCTTGTTTCATCTCCACATTTGGCAAGGTCATACCATCACTTATTTCCTATAACACCTTTTGATGATGTGTCGCCATCAATTACAAACATTTCACATAAGCTGCCAAAGAGTTGTTTTGGTTGCCAGCAAAGTCTACTAAATCCTG GTAATCTGCCAGGGCCTTGGGTTGCTTGTCCCAAATGCAAACAACACTTCTGCCTTGATTGCGATATCTACATTCACGAGAGCTTGCACAATTGTCCTGGTTGTGAGAGCTTCAAGCAGTCTAATTCAGTCACCAACATGGAAGTATGA
- the LOC113765604 gene encoding F-box/LRR-repeat protein At4g14103-like: protein MADPPPEKKVRGEKSDEDNIDRLSALPDCVLLHILSSFKTKDAAATSILSRRWRDLFISLPDIHLSICMDNDASDRDRLFSDFIDFSNRVFRQRNNAPIRKIRLFVKHFVERYCLAFESWLLSAAAAISLSSIQELEISVLINETTMPFLISIPPEFLSCKTLVSLSLNLGADWIVPDSVSLPTLKFLNLSGFKLVDEDCFVRFLRGCPLLEELMLHLRPFSDERESGEGIEVEVLDISNPSLKKLILCWHEKVELEFTIITKSNNLVYLLCFLEGQHKVTIDAPKITSLDIVGRVLEVNIIQDLMSLDTAGVQSDFLYYITTESDLFLRGWHAFKFMSRGKYKRMTYK from the coding sequence ATGGCTGATCCTCCTCCAGAAAAGAAGGTTCGTGGAGAGAAGTCTGATGAGGATAATATTGATAGGTTGAGTGCACTTCCGGACTGTGTTCTGCTCCACATCCTTTCAAGTTTTAAGACAAAAGATGCTGCTGCCACCTCAATTCTGTCTAGGAGATGGAGAGATCTTTTCATTTCACTTCCTGATATTCATCTCAGTATTTGTATGGATAATGATGCTTCTGACCGTGATAGACTGTTCTCTGATTTTATAGATTTCTCCAATAGAGTGTTTCGACAGCGAAATAATGCTCCCATTAGAAAAATCCGACTCTTTGTGAAGCATTTTGTTGAAAGGTACTGTTTGGCCTTTGAGTCATGGTTGCTATCTGCTGCAGCTGCAATTTCTTTGTCTAGCATCCAAGAACTTGAGATTTCGGTGCTAATTAATGAAACAACCATGCCATTTCTAATATCTATTCCACCTGAATTTCTCTCATGTAAAACACTAGTTTCTCTATCACTAAACCTTGGGGCGGATTGGATTGTTCCTGATTCAGTGTCGCTGCCAACTCTCAAGTTCCTTAACTTGTCGGGATTCAAACTGGTAGATGAAGATTGCTTTGTGAGGTTTCTTCGGGGTTGTCCTTTGCTTGAAGAATTGATGTTGCATTTGCGGCCTTTCTCTGATGAGAGGGAGAGTGGAGAAGGTATTGAGGTTGAAGttcttgatatttcaaatcCTTCGTTGAAAAAACTGATACTCTGCTGGCATGAGAAAGTTGAACTCGAGTTCACTATCATCACAAAGTCAAACAATCTTGTATATTTGCTCTGCTTCCTTGAGGGACAGCATAAAGTTACTATAGATGCTCCAAAAATTACATCTTTGGACATCGTCGGTCGTGTACTTGAAGTAAACATCATTCAAGACCTGATGTCTCTAGATACTGCAGGAGTGCAATCtgattttctttattatataaCAACTGAAAGCGACTTATTTTTACGTGGTTGGCATGCTTTTAAGTTTATGAGTAGGGGTAAATATAAAAGAATGACATATAAGTAG
- the LOC113765612 gene encoding auxin-binding protein T85-like, with amino-acid sequence MQPGGLVRAVQCSPALPCSQSKLCKSQIFWPEPEKQKSSAETAESVGAMFWHLLTVFAATALHFSATGEASECLTDGFPLVRNVSKLPQGSFGIPGLSHTTLAGSVLHGMKEVEVWLQTLAPGARTPIHRHSCEEAFLVLKGSGTLYLTTNMHPEFPGNPHEFRIFSNSTFLVPMDDVHQVWNTNEQEDLQILVIISRPPVKVFTYDDWFMPHTAAKLLFPIFWDAVCYQTPLERDEL; translated from the exons ATGCAACCCGGCGGCCTAGTTCGTGCTGTTCAGTGTTCCCCAGCCCTGCCCTGCTCCCAGAGTAAACTATGTAAAAGTCAGATATTCTGG CCTGAACCAGAGAAACAGAAGAGTAGTGCGGAGACTGCAGAGTCTGTAGGCGCAATGTTTTGGCATCTCTTAACAGTTTTTGCAGCAACGGCTCTTCACTTCAGTGCGACTGGTGAAGCTTCTGAATGTTTGACCGATG GTTTTCCATTAGTGAGAAATGTTAGCAAGCTTCCACAAGGTAGCTTCGGGATTCCCGGTTTGTCTCACACCACCCTTGCGGGTTCAGTCTTGCATGGCATGAAAGAG GTTGAGGTATGGCTGCAAACATTGGCTCCGGGAGCTCGCACCCCAATCCATAGACACTCATGTGAGGAGGCATTCCTGGTCCTAAAGGGGAGTGGCACTCTCTATCTTACGACAAATATGCACCCCGAATTCCCTGGGAATCCACATGAGTTCCGTATCTTCTCAAATAGCACATTCCTTGTCCCTATGGATGATGTTCATCAG GTCTGGAACACAAATGAGCAGGAGGATTTACAAATTTTGGTTATTATATCTCGTCCACCTGTGAAAGT GTTCACATATGATGACTGGTTTATGCCACATACAGCTGCCAAACTACTCTTCCCTATCTTCTGGGATGCAGTGTGTTACCAGACGCCTTTGGAAAGAGACGAGCTTTAA
- the LOC113765620 gene encoding uncharacterized protein LOC113765620 codes for MADPPDNKVLKTTQEDDGNVDRLSALPDCVLLYILSRFCFCTKSAAATSVLSKRWRNLFVLLPEIDLYFFVDEDVSDRDRLYSDFINFTNRVIRQRNEAPIRRIRLLVSHFSERHRMLFEWLLISVAAAFSLSIIQELKISILIDRTTKPSSIAVPPVIFTCKTLVSLSLNLGVDWTVPDLVCLPNLKVLDMDMFKLVDEACIGKFLQGCPLLEQLKLSMRPFNHEHDADEHIEVNFVKISSPVLKRVILCFQGVESEFTTVVESNSLEHLCFFLDGQHKVAIDAPNLRSLKLDGDLLEVDIIQNMISLDNALLEIDFLCHMRTRSAIISCSERAFKFFRGLQYVKSISFSESFLIALYLSQRVLPTFRNLIKLQLDPFDCPAFPRECMSDILSSLFESSPNLEVLIFSEVSKNYFSKDEELNSVFHEALPLVLVECLKEIEIGNFKGEEHELKLVEFFLESGKSLKKMTLFGHAGVSLSKGLDRILSFKKCSDDCQIVSKAQWNWFFRSNYYKLFDRRRKSQDIAWNQCKPFNNLVILLLTMTDHDYDHPSEPRRAFRRKTTPDDRLSALPDEILLHILSFFCTKDAARTSVLSTRWRDLFIWLPDVDLTFSEAYTCNFMDKRRTLCCHALNKRDMLLCKSIKFINFANRVIMLRKGAPIRKLKLFLASVIPGNSVTIDSLIFAALSCTLQEVGIFIYSDKNWKLARAGLFSCKTLVTLKVIGGEVDLVLPDSVYLPNLKALHLLELAPVDAQSITRLINACPLLEELELGIESHNLSKRLLTRAVNLSSPSLKKLILCGRLAGCSYIIEAKNLEYLEYRARQTQQISLDAPNVKYLIYSSLDSINLIQNLKSLVEAKIRVHCSSYPTERGFSLNDLHAFVKGLESVKSLYLYHSSLQALYLCRELLPTFKNLTTLSLDPSNDLFLTNYDHTCLWKVLPSLLKNAPNLEVLIFDQVFRNSFSASEKFECILPDAIPICSVHHLKEMEIKKFNGEEHEFEVVGYFLKNGISLTKMTLCGVMKPSSESCRRILSFWKCSEDCQILFKELDSNRI; via the exons ATGGCCGATCCTCCAGACAACAAGGTGCTCAAGACCACCCAAGAAGATGATGGTAACGTTGATAGGTTGAGTGCACTTCCGGACTGTGTACTGCTCTATATCCTCTCACGTTTCTGTTTCTGCACAAAAAGTGCAGCAGCCACCTCGGTATTGTCCAAAAGATGGAGAAACCTTTTCGTTTTGCTTCCTGAAATTGATCTATATTTCTTTGTGGACGAGGATGTTTCTGACCGTGATAGACTCTACTCAGATTTTATAAATTTCACAAATAGGGTGATCCGACAGCGAAATGAAGCTCCAATTAGAAGAATTCGACTCCTTGTGAGCCATTTTTCGGAAAGGCACCGGATGCTCTTTGAGTGGCTGTTGATATCTGTTGCTGCTGCATTTTCTTTGTCGATTATCCAAGAACTTAAGATTTCAATCTTGATTGACAGAACAACTAAGCCATCTTCAATAGCTGTTCCGCCTGTAATTTTTACATGTAAAACACTAGTTTCTTTATCACTAAACCTTGGGGTGGATTGGACGGTTCCGGATTTGGTGTGCTTGCCTAATCTCAAGGTACTTGACATGGACATGTTCAAATTGGTAGATGAAGCTTGTATTGGGAAGTTTCTTCAGGGTTGTCCTTTGCTTGAACAGTTGAAGTTATCTATGCGACCTTTCAACCATGAGCATGACGCTGACGAACATATTGAAGTCAATTTTGTTAAAATCTCAAGTCCTGTGTTAAAGAGAGTGATCCTCTGTTTCCAGGGAGTTGAATCTGAGTTTACTACTGTTGTTGAGTCCAACAGTCTTGAACATTTGTGCTTCTTCCTTGATGGACAGCATAAAGTTGCTATAGATGCCCCAAATCTCAGGTCTTTGAAACTTGATGGCGATTTACTTGAAGTTGATATCATTCAAAACATGATTTCTCTTGACAATGCATTACTGGAAATTGATTTTCTGTGTCATATGAGAACCAGAAGCGCCATAATTTCATGCAGTGAGCGTGCTTTTAAGTTTTTTAGAGGATTGCAATATGTGAAATCAATTTCTTTCTCAGAGAGCTTCCTTATT GCTCTCTATCTTTCTCAAAGGGTTTTGCCAACATTCAGAAACTTGATCAAATTACAGCTTGATCCTTTTGATTGCCCTGCTTTTCCTCGTGAATGCATGTCTGACATATTATCAAGCTTATTTGAAAGTTCTCCGAACCTTGAAGTGCTTATCTTCAGTGAA GTGTCCAAGAACTACTTTAGCAAAGATGAAGAACTTAATTCTGTTTTCCATGAGGCTCTTCCACTAGTGTTGGTTGAATGTCTTAAGGAAATAGAAATCGGAAATTTTAAAGGGGAGGAACATGAATTGAAGCTGGTAGAATTTTTTTTGGAGAGTGGGAAATCTTTAAAGAAGATGACTCTCTTTGGTCATGCTGGTGTGTCTTTATCAAAAGGTCTAGACAGGATattgtcattcaaaaagtgcTCAGACGATTGCCAGATTGTGTCAAAAGCGCAATGGAACTGGTTTTTTCGCTCA AACTATTACAAGCTGTTTGACAGGAGACGGAAATCACAAGATATTGCATGGAACCAATGCAAACCATTCAACAATTTAGTCATCTTGCTG TTAACGATGACTGATCATGATTACGATCATCCTTCGGAACCCAGAAGGGCTTTTAGAAGAAAAACCACCCCAGATGACAGATTGAGTGCCCTTCCTGATGAAATTCTTCTTCATATCCTGTCATTTTTCTGCACGAAAGATGCTGCAAGAACGTCAGTTCTGTCCACCAGGTGGAGAGACCTTTTTATTTGGCTTCCTGATGTTGATCTTACTTTCTCTGAAGCATACACGTGTAATTTCATGGATAAGCGTCGCACATTGTGCTGTCATGCCCTAAATAAGCGTGACATGTTGCTCTGTAAGTCCataaaatttatcaattttgcCAATCGAGTGATTATGCTACGAAAAGGGGCTCCTATAAGAAAATTGAAACTCTTTTTGGCTTCCGTTATCCCAGGTAATAGCGTGACAATTGATTCGTTGATATTTGCTGCACTTTCGTGTACACTCCAAGAAGTTGGTATATTTATTTATAGTGATAAAAATTGGAAATTAGCTCGTGCTGGATTATTCTCTTGCAAAACGTTAGTTACTTTGAAAGTAATCGGTGGTGAAGTGGATTTGGTTCTGCCAGATTCAGTTTATTTACCAAATCTTAAGGCACTGCACTTGCTTGAATTGGCACCAGTAGATGCTCAGTCCATTACTAGGCTTATCAACGCCTGTCCTTTGCTTGAAGAACTGGAGTTAGGTATAGAATCACACAATTTGAGTAAAAGGCTTTTAACTAGAGCAGTCAATTTATCTAGTCCTTCACTGAAGAAACTGATACTCTGTGGTCGCTTGGCTGGGTGTTCTTATATTATTGAGGCAAAGAATCTTGAGTATTTGGAATATCGTGCCCGGCAAACGCAACAAATTAGTCTAGATGCCCCAAATGTTAAGTATTTGATCTACAGTAGTCTTGACAGTATAAACTTGATTCAAAACTTGAAGTCTCTTGTTGAAGCCAAAATCAGAGTTCACTGCTCCAGTTATCCAACTGAAAGAGGCTTCTCATTGAATGATTTGCATGCTTTTGTTAAAGGACTGGAAAGTGTGAAGTCACTCTATCTATATCATTCTAGTCTGCAG GCTCTCTACCTTTGTCGTGAGTTGCTGCCGACTTTCAAAAATTTGACTACTCTGTCTCTTGATCCTTCCAATGATTTGTTTCTTACGAATTATGATCATACCTGTTTATGGAAAGTGTTACCTAGCTTACTGAAAAACGCCCCTAATCTTGAAGTTCTGATCTTTGATCAA GTGTTTAGGAACAGCTTTAGCGCATCTGAGAAATTTGAGTGTATTCTGCCAGACGCAATTCCAATATGCTCCGTTCACCATCTTAAGGAGATGGAAATCAAAAAATTCAACGGCGAGGAACACGAATTCGAGGTAGTAGGGTACTTTTTGAAGAACGGGATTTCTTTAACGAAGATGACTCTTTGCGGAGTTATGAAACCTTCATCAGAATCCTGCAGAAGGATACTGTCATTCTGGAAATGCTCTGAGGATTGCCAAATTTTGTTCAAAGAACTCGATTCAAACAGGATTTGA
- the LOC113765639 gene encoding phytohormone-binding protein-like codes for MMKEVKSQMKVGVAIEVLWRKYAKEISFVLPKLAPNLVRSIEVIEGDGGLGTVYLINLGSEKSSLGYQKEKVTVFNESLHQIGMQVIEGGHLNHGFTSYTTVIQFNAVGESETGVDVKVLYETEAEETRMPEETAKAILAFIKRLEDYLLKQGS; via the exons ATGATGAAGGAAGTAAAGAGCCAAATGAAGGTTGGGGTCGCAATTGAAGTGCTATGGAGGAAGTATGCAAAAGAAATAAGCTTTGTCCTTCCAAAACTTGCTCCCAATTTAGTGCGTAGTATTGAAGTTATTGAAGGAGATGGTGGCCTTGGTACTGTTTATCTGATCAACCTTGGCTCTG AGAAATCAAGTCTCGGGTACCAGAAGGAGAAAGTTACAGTATTCAACGAGTCCCTGCATCAGATTGGGATGCAAGTGATCGAAGGGGGACACCTGAATCATGGGTTCACTTCTTACACAACTGTTATACAATTTAATGCAGTTGGAGAATCAGAGACTGGTGTGGATGTTAAGGTTCTATACGAAACTGAAGCAGAAGAAACTCGCATGCCAGAGGAAACTGCAAAAGCAATACTTGCTTTCATAAAACGCCTTGAGGATTATCTGTTAAAACAAGGCTCTTAG